A window from Salvelinus fontinalis isolate EN_2023a chromosome 8, ASM2944872v1, whole genome shotgun sequence encodes these proteins:
- the LOC129860836 gene encoding diphosphoinositol polyphosphate phosphohydrolase 1-like — MMKIKSNQTRIYDGDGYKKRAACLCFRNESEKEVLLVSSSRTQDKWIVPGGGMEPEEEPNVAAVREVCEEAGVKGTLGRLLGIFENTDRKHRTYVYVLMVTEMLEDWEDSVNIGRKREWFKTDDASRVLQCHKPVQASYFEALQQGCLSSNMPPLVATIGGGDHSPTYNINHNSRSSIR, encoded by the exons ATGATGAAGATCAAATCGAATCAAACGCGGATATATGACGGGGACGGCTACAAGAAACGCGCCGCCTGTCTGTGCTTCAGGAACGAGAGTGAGAAGGAG GTGTTGTTGGTTAGTAGTAGCCGGACTCAAGACAAGTGGATTGTCCCTGGTGGAGGAATGGAGCCAGAGGAAGAGCCCAACGTGGCTGCTGTTCGAGAGGTGTGTGAAGAG GCTGGTGTCAAGGGGACATTGGGGCGACTACTAGGAATTTTCGAG AACACAGACAGGAAGCACAGAACATATGTCTATGTCCTAATGGTTACAGAGATGTTAGAAGACTGGGAGGACTCTGTGAATATTG GTAGAAAAAGGGAATGGTTTAAGACAGATGATGCCAGCAGAGTGCTGCAGTGCCACAAGCCTGTGCAGGCCTCGTACTTTGAGGCCCTACAACAGGGCTGCCTGAGCAGCAACATGCCGCCCCTGGTGGCCACAATAGGGGGAGGAGACCACTCCCCTACCTACAACATCAACCATAACTCTAGATCGAGTATAAGATAG
- the LOC129860835 gene encoding 40S ribosomal protein S10 isoform X1 codes for MLNNQGRFNFSPLRWIPHQYACVGLSGSGLKTRIKNVIQNPSRSIFSQCQPLGFLSSPYFEMLMPKKNRIAIYELLFKEGVMVAKKDVHLAKHPELADRNVPNLHVMKAMQSLKSTGYVKEQFAWRHFYWYLTNEGIQYLRDFLHLPPEIVPATLRRQMRPETARPRPKGMEGERGERPARFNREGGDRDNYRRSAAPPGADKKAEAGAGAATEFQFRGGFGRGRGQQPPQE; via the exons ATGTTGAATAATCAGGGACGTTTTAATTTCTCACCGCTGCGCTGGATACCACATCAATACGCATGCGTCGGTCTCTCCGGCTCCGGTCTCAAAACGAGAATCAAG AATGTTAtccaaaatccatctcgctcaATCTTCTCCCAATGCCAGCccctgggcttcctctcatcaccatattttgAA ATGCTGATGCCCAAGAAGAATCGTATAGCCATCTACGAGCTACTCTTCAAGGAGGGGGTGATGGTGGCCAAAAAGGATGTGCATCTGGCTAAGCACCCGGAGCTGGCTGATAGGAATGTGCCCAACCTTCACGTAATGAAGGCAATGCAG TCTCTGAAGTCAACTGGGTACGTGAAGGAGCAGTTTGCCTGGCGCCACTTCTACTGGTACCTGACCAATGAGGGCATCCAGTACCTGAGGGACTTCCTGCATCTGCCCCCAGAGATTGTTCCCGCCACTCTGCGTCGTCAGATGCGCCCGGAGACCGCCCGGCCCAGGCCTAAAG gtatggagggtgagagaggtgagCGGCCAGCTAGGTTTAACCGTGAAGGAGGAGACCGAGACAACTACAGACGTTCTGCTGCACCAC CTGGCGCAGACAAGAAGGCTGAAGCAGGCGCTGGTGCAGCTACTGAGTTCCAATTC AGAGGTGGATTTGGACGTGGCAGAGGACAGCAACCACCACAGGAGTAA
- the LOC129860835 gene encoding 40S ribosomal protein S10 isoform X3 encodes MVYAHPHKNIFMLNNQGRFNFSPLRWIPHQYACVGLSGSGLKTRIKMLMPKKNRIAIYELLFKEGVMVAKKDVHLAKHPELADRNVPNLHVMKAMQSLKSTGYVKEQFAWRHFYWYLTNEGIQYLRDFLHLPPEIVPATLRRQMRPETARPRPKGMEGERGERPARFNREGGDRDNYRRSAAPPGADKKAEAGAGAATEFQFRGGFGRGRGQQPPQE; translated from the exons ATGGTATACGCACACCCGCACAAAAACATATTCATGTTGAATAATCAGGGACGTTTTAATTTCTCACCGCTGCGCTGGATACCACATCAATACGCATGCGTCGGTCTCTCCGGCTCCGGTCTCAAAACGAGAATCAAG ATGCTGATGCCCAAGAAGAATCGTATAGCCATCTACGAGCTACTCTTCAAGGAGGGGGTGATGGTGGCCAAAAAGGATGTGCATCTGGCTAAGCACCCGGAGCTGGCTGATAGGAATGTGCCCAACCTTCACGTAATGAAGGCAATGCAG TCTCTGAAGTCAACTGGGTACGTGAAGGAGCAGTTTGCCTGGCGCCACTTCTACTGGTACCTGACCAATGAGGGCATCCAGTACCTGAGGGACTTCCTGCATCTGCCCCCAGAGATTGTTCCCGCCACTCTGCGTCGTCAGATGCGCCCGGAGACCGCCCGGCCCAGGCCTAAAG gtatggagggtgagagaggtgagCGGCCAGCTAGGTTTAACCGTGAAGGAGGAGACCGAGACAACTACAGACGTTCTGCTGCACCAC CTGGCGCAGACAAGAAGGCTGAAGCAGGCGCTGGTGCAGCTACTGAGTTCCAATTC AGAGGTGGATTTGGACGTGGCAGAGGACAGCAACCACCACAGGAGTAA
- the LOC129860835 gene encoding 40S ribosomal protein S10 isoform X2 → MLNNQGRFNFSPLRWIPHQYACVGLSGSGLKTRIKPLGFLSSPYFEMLMPKKNRIAIYELLFKEGVMVAKKDVHLAKHPELADRNVPNLHVMKAMQSLKSTGYVKEQFAWRHFYWYLTNEGIQYLRDFLHLPPEIVPATLRRQMRPETARPRPKGMEGERGERPARFNREGGDRDNYRRSAAPPGADKKAEAGAGAATEFQFRGGFGRGRGQQPPQE, encoded by the exons ATGTTGAATAATCAGGGACGTTTTAATTTCTCACCGCTGCGCTGGATACCACATCAATACGCATGCGTCGGTCTCTCCGGCTCCGGTCTCAAAACGAGAATCAAG CccctgggcttcctctcatcaccatattttgAA ATGCTGATGCCCAAGAAGAATCGTATAGCCATCTACGAGCTACTCTTCAAGGAGGGGGTGATGGTGGCCAAAAAGGATGTGCATCTGGCTAAGCACCCGGAGCTGGCTGATAGGAATGTGCCCAACCTTCACGTAATGAAGGCAATGCAG TCTCTGAAGTCAACTGGGTACGTGAAGGAGCAGTTTGCCTGGCGCCACTTCTACTGGTACCTGACCAATGAGGGCATCCAGTACCTGAGGGACTTCCTGCATCTGCCCCCAGAGATTGTTCCCGCCACTCTGCGTCGTCAGATGCGCCCGGAGACCGCCCGGCCCAGGCCTAAAG gtatggagggtgagagaggtgagCGGCCAGCTAGGTTTAACCGTGAAGGAGGAGACCGAGACAACTACAGACGTTCTGCTGCACCAC CTGGCGCAGACAAGAAGGCTGAAGCAGGCGCTGGTGCAGCTACTGAGTTCCAATTC AGAGGTGGATTTGGACGTGGCAGAGGACAGCAACCACCACAGGAGTAA